GCGCGAAGCGCCGGGGGTGCGGGCGCCCGGCGCCGTCGAGGACGCGGCCGTCGCGCGGGTCGACCCGGAGCAGCCCCTCGGGGGTCTCGGCGGCACCGTCGGCGTGCAGGGCGCGCAGCAGGGGGTCGCGGGCGCGGCCCACGGTGGGCGCGGGCAGCCGGGCCTCGACCAGGGCGCGGGCCGTGACGGAGTGTCCCGGCACGGTGGGACTGGCCGCCCGGAACGCCCCGTCCTCGGCGGTGACGGTCATGTCGGCGCCGAGGAAGCGCAGCAGGCCCGCCCGGGAGAGTGCGAGCATCTGCCGCAGCCGGGGGCCGGGCGGTCCGGACGCCAGGAAGCTGAAGAACCCGTGCCACCAGGGCCCGATGTCCCCGAGCCGCACCAGCTGCCCGTAGACGGACAGCAGCCCGAGGAAGACGCCCAGGTCCGCGCTGTGCGCGGGGTCGTGACGCCGTCTGAGGTCCGCCTCGACACGGGCGCGCAGGCCGTCCTGGAACTCCTCCGGCGAGGCGTACCGCACCCCGGCCAGCGGGTGGTCGAGCGCGGCGAGGTCGAGCCGGTCGGCCGGGTCGGGGACGGCGGTGGCGACGAGCGCGGCCAGCTCGGCGGGGTCGCCGGCGGCCGTGTACCCCTTCTCGAAGTCGGCCCAGGCGGTGGCCGTGCGCTCCGGGTGCGCGGTGAACAGCCGGTGGTAGTGGGCGAAGCCCAGCTCCTTCTCCACCAGCGGCCACACATCGCGCCGGAAGTCGAAGCCGTCCGGCCGGGCCAGCAGGGCGTCGGTCTCGGCGGGGCCGAGGAAGCGGGGCAGCGGGGGCCGGTCGCCGGTCCAGTCGTAGCCGATCTTCGAGTGGTACGGCACCCCGCGCCGCGAGCCGACGTACAGCACCGGCTCGCGGCCCGAGGGGAGGTAGGTGTCGCCGTCGTACCGGCCGCCGCGGCCCTCGGTGAGCAGCACCATGAGGTCCACGAAGGCCAGTCCGAAGCCCCGGACGAGCACCGGTTCGCCGGGCCGCAGCGCGGACAGGTCGGTGTCGGCGGTGAAGTCGGGCGGCAGGTGCGTCAGGCCGTGGGTGCGGGCGTGGGCGGCCAACCGGGCCTGTTCCGGGTCGAGTTCGGCGTCGAGGTGGCCGAGGGCGAGGACCACCAGATCGGCCTGGAGCGGGCGGGGCCGGCCCGCCAGCCAGACCTGCTGGCGCCCGTCGCGGGGGCCGCCGACGCGCAGGGCGCGGGTGGGGTGGTGGTGGACGGTGATGTCCGGGGGCAGCGCGGCCCGGGCCCGCTCGTACACCCAGCGCAGATAGCGGCCCTGGATCCGGCGGTCGGCGAAGGTGCGGCCGTCCAGTGCGGCCCACTCGTGCAGGGTGGGGCCCTCGCGCACCGGGCCGTCCATGCGCACCGTGTCGTCGGTGAACATGGTGACGTCCTCGGCGTGCGAGTTCATCCACAGCAGCGGCGACTGCTCCTGCCGCCAGATGCGCCCGCCGCCCGGCGGGTGGGGGTCCACCAGATGGATGTCGAGGCCCGAACCGGCGTACAGCTCGGGGGCGTTGGCGGCGATGCGTTCGAGGAGGCCGGTCCCCCGCGGACCGGCGCCCACGATCACCAGCTGGGGCCTCATCGGGCCTGCTCCGTGCCGCGGGCGTAGTGCTTCTCGACGTAGGTCTGGCCGATGCCGAGCAGGGTGGTGACGACCGCGTACCAGAGGGTGGCGACCATCAGCAGCGGGATCACCTGATAGGTGCGGTGGTAGATCAACTGGGCCGAGAACAGCAGGTCGTTGACCGCGATGACGCTGACGATCGAGGTGCCCTTGAGGGTGCCGATCAGCATGTTGCCGGCGGGCGGCACGATGGACCGCATCGCCTGGGGCAGCACGATCCGCCACCCGCGGCGCCACCGGCTCAGGCCGAGCGCCTGGGCGGCCTCGATCTGGTCCCGGCCGACGGAGAGGATGCCGCCGCGGACGACCTCGGCGGCGTAGGCGGCCTCGTGCAGGGTGAGCCCGATGACGGCGACCGCGACCGGGCTGAGCAGGTTGACCGTCTTCACGCCGAGCACCTGCGGGTACAGCGCCCCGATGTTGAACCACAGCAGCAGCTGCACCAGCACCGGGATGGACCGGAACAGCCAGACGTAGCCCCAGCCGACCGCGCGCAGCACGGGGTTGGCGGACAGCCGGAAGGCGGCGAGCAGGGTGCCGAGGGCGAAGCCGAGGACCATCACCACGGCGGTCAGCCACAGCGTGAGCCACAGCCCGCGCAGCACCGAGCCGGTGGTGAAGTACGCGGCGACGACGTCCCACTGGAACGCCTGGTTGCGGACGACGGAGGTGACGGCGAGGGCGAGCAGGACGAGGACGACGGCGGCGGCGGTCCACTGGCCGTAGCGGCGCTGGGGCACGATCCGGGGGACGTCCGCGGGCCCGGGTATCTCCGGGGCGGCGGGGGCTTGGGCGAGGGTGTCGGATGACATGCGAAGGCTCCGTGACGCGATGGTCGAACGTCGGAACGGGTGATGCCTTCACACGGGGCGCGCCGCCGGGCGGCGCGGATACGGCCGAGCCCCTCAGCAGGGCCGTGCACCGAGAGTACGCAAGCGGTCGCCCGCACTGTCAAGGGCGTCCACACTGTGAGCGCTACGTCTCAAGCCGGTTGACGCGGAACCGGATGCCTGTTCCACTTGCCCCATGCATCCACAGCAGTGGCTGGTCACCCGCTCCCACATCGACTTCGGTCGCGTGTGGTCCTCCTCCTGTTGAGCTGACCCCCTGCGTGCGCCCGCGTCCGGCGGGCGTCCTTCACGCTCTGCGCTTTCCTCACGCTTTTCTCCCGCGGTAGCCCGCCTTCACACGCGCCTTCTCCGCGGTAGCCCGCCTTCACACGCGTTCCTCCCCTCCCCTCGCGCTCTCGCACGCCCTTTTCCGCCTCAGGAGACCGCAGTCGATGCGTACGCCGATTTATCGATATGTCATGCCCTTCGCCGCCATCACCTCGGCCGCCCTGTTCCTCACCGCCTGCGGTGCCGGCTCCGCCACCACGGGCGGGGCGGACGCCTCCGGGGTGGCGGCCAAGTCGGAC
This Streptomyces misionensis DNA region includes the following protein-coding sequences:
- a CDS encoding FAD/NAD(P)-binding protein → MRPQLVIVGAGPRGTGLLERIAANAPELYAGSGLDIHLVDPHPPGGGRIWRQEQSPLLWMNSHAEDVTMFTDDTVRMDGPVREGPTLHEWAALDGRTFADRRIQGRYLRWVYERARAALPPDITVHHHPTRALRVGGPRDGRQQVWLAGRPRPLQADLVVLALGHLDAELDPEQARLAAHARTHGLTHLPPDFTADTDLSALRPGEPVLVRGFGLAFVDLMVLLTEGRGGRYDGDTYLPSGREPVLYVGSRRGVPYHSKIGYDWTGDRPPLPRFLGPAETDALLARPDGFDFRRDVWPLVEKELGFAHYHRLFTAHPERTATAWADFEKGYTAAGDPAELAALVATAVPDPADRLDLAALDHPLAGVRYASPEEFQDGLRARVEADLRRRHDPAHSADLGVFLGLLSVYGQLVRLGDIGPWWHGFFSFLASGPPGPRLRQMLALSRAGLLRFLGADMTVTAEDGAFRAASPTVPGHSVTARALVEARLPAPTVGRARDPLLRALHADGAAETPEGLLRVDPRDGRVLDGAGRPHPRRFALGPYTDARTPGAFTRPRTGGPAFRQNDATARTALSFLRARAGHAAA
- a CDS encoding amino acid ABC transporter permease, whose translation is MSSDTLAQAPAAPEIPGPADVPRIVPQRRYGQWTAAAVVLVLLALAVTSVVRNQAFQWDVVAAYFTTGSVLRGLWLTLWLTAVVMVLGFALGTLLAAFRLSANPVLRAVGWGYVWLFRSIPVLVQLLLWFNIGALYPQVLGVKTVNLLSPVAVAVIGLTLHEAAYAAEVVRGGILSVGRDQIEAAQALGLSRWRRGWRIVLPQAMRSIVPPAGNMLIGTLKGTSIVSVIAVNDLLFSAQLIYHRTYQVIPLLMVATLWYAVVTTLLGIGQTYVEKHYARGTEQAR